In Edaphobacter dinghuensis, one genomic interval encodes:
- a CDS encoding RNA polymerase sigma factor, with amino-acid sequence MSGLEPSNQKAHSHLQTEISELFASLRLPLYRYFLAGTGSASDAEDLTQECFLRLYRYLRKGNQIDNPKLWLFHAAHNLLLDRHKSARYTREVDLPVWDSFVEAHYDSSPNPEESLIQRERYAYMADAMHKLTSQQREVLILKTEGLGYREIGEIMSLSTFAVAAHVRRAIAKMKVGSHGQR; translated from the coding sequence TTGTCAGGGTTAGAACCAAGCAATCAGAAGGCCCACAGCCATCTTCAGACCGAGATATCTGAATTATTTGCTTCGCTGCGATTGCCGTTGTATCGGTATTTCCTTGCCGGGACCGGCAGCGCCTCAGATGCAGAGGATCTGACCCAGGAGTGCTTTCTCCGGCTCTACCGCTATTTGCGCAAAGGCAATCAGATAGATAATCCAAAATTGTGGCTATTTCACGCTGCGCACAATCTTCTTTTGGACAGACATAAGAGTGCTAGATATACACGAGAGGTGGACCTACCTGTTTGGGATAGTTTTGTGGAGGCGCATTATGATTCGTCTCCGAACCCAGAGGAAAGTCTCATCCAAAGAGAACGATATGCATACATGGCTGATGCCATGCACAAGCTAACAAGCCAGCAACGCGAAGTCCTGATTCTCAAGACCGAGGGTCTCGGATATCGGGAGATCGGGGAAATTATGTCCCTCAGCACGTTTGCTGTTGCGGCACATGTACGTCGTGCGATTGCAAAGATGAAGGTAGGAAGCCATGGCCAGCGATAG
- the asnB gene encoding asparagine synthase (glutamine-hydrolyzing) translates to MCGIAGWVNFGEYFPNEKVQRSILDSMKERGPDDERRWVHPEKKALLLHRRLTIRDLSANGAQPMTTSDGKLTIIFNGEIYNSDELRSWALGYPFKGTSDTECILALYQKFGPQVLTYLRGMYAFAIWDEEKSSLFVARDPYGIKPLYIAQTRNGFWFASQVKSLLEVPEVDLSPEPAGHAGFFLWGSVPEPYTLYKGIRSLRAGHCLWLKDGTEPQFHQFASVSKSLAEALPSAEDDVPIFARLRNALHDSVKVHFASDVPVAVFLSAGLDSSTILGIASDVMPSEALKALTLGFDMYQNTPGDETAEAALIAEHYGVAHQTTIISKEDFSSEATRLIQVMDQPTIDGINSYFVAKMAREAGFKVAFSGVGGDELFGGYGSFRQIPQAVTLVRRFNLSRRFGRLFRRYTERLLGQITSPKYAGILEYGNTVEDAYLLRRGLFMPWELPQVLDSDLALAGLEALDNDAFVAKELSDIKTLPLYAQVSALESTRYLRNQLLRDADWAGMAHSVEIRTPLVDYSLLKQLASLIRSNHPPSKLAMAITPKRALPPQIMNRKKSGFAVPVRDWLASSLPEKPERGLRSWAKFIYKSKWIG, encoded by the coding sequence ATGTGCGGAATCGCCGGTTGGGTTAACTTCGGAGAGTATTTTCCGAATGAAAAGGTGCAGAGAAGCATCCTTGATTCGATGAAAGAAAGAGGTCCTGATGATGAAAGAAGATGGGTTCACCCTGAGAAAAAGGCTCTCTTACTTCATCGGCGATTGACCATTCGCGATTTGAGCGCGAATGGCGCTCAGCCAATGACTACATCTGACGGCAAGTTGACTATTATCTTCAACGGAGAAATTTATAACTCCGATGAGCTGCGCAGTTGGGCGCTTGGATACCCATTCAAGGGAACATCCGATACCGAATGCATTCTTGCGCTTTATCAAAAATTTGGACCGCAAGTGCTCACCTACCTACGCGGCATGTATGCATTTGCAATTTGGGACGAAGAAAAAAGCTCTTTGTTCGTAGCGCGAGATCCTTACGGAATCAAACCACTTTACATCGCACAGACTCGCAATGGCTTTTGGTTTGCATCGCAGGTTAAGTCGCTACTTGAAGTTCCCGAAGTCGATCTTTCTCCTGAGCCCGCCGGTCATGCTGGCTTCTTTCTTTGGGGCAGCGTTCCAGAACCTTATACCCTCTATAAAGGGATTCGTTCTTTAAGAGCGGGTCATTGCCTTTGGCTTAAAGATGGAACCGAACCCCAATTTCACCAGTTCGCCTCCGTGTCTAAGTCGTTGGCTGAGGCATTGCCTTCAGCAGAGGACGACGTGCCTATCTTCGCCCGGCTTCGTAATGCACTTCACGATAGTGTCAAAGTGCATTTCGCTTCCGACGTACCTGTTGCTGTCTTCTTGTCAGCAGGCCTGGACTCTTCCACGATTCTCGGCATAGCATCCGATGTTATGCCCTCCGAAGCGCTGAAGGCTCTCACATTGGGGTTTGACATGTATCAGAACACTCCTGGAGATGAAACCGCGGAGGCAGCTCTCATTGCAGAACATTATGGAGTTGCTCATCAAACCACAATCATCTCTAAAGAAGATTTTTCGTCTGAGGCGACTCGTTTGATTCAGGTAATGGATCAACCAACAATTGATGGGATCAACAGCTACTTTGTTGCAAAGATGGCGCGAGAGGCTGGATTTAAAGTAGCGTTTTCTGGTGTTGGGGGAGATGAGCTTTTCGGCGGCTATGGAAGTTTTCGGCAGATACCACAAGCTGTGACACTTGTACGGCGCTTTAACCTATCGCGGAGATTTGGCAGGCTGTTCAGAAGATACACGGAACGGCTTCTCGGACAGATTACATCTCCGAAATATGCGGGGATTCTTGAGTATGGGAATACCGTTGAGGATGCCTATCTTCTGCGCAGAGGGCTGTTCATGCCGTGGGAGCTTCCTCAGGTACTCGATTCCGACTTAGCGCTGGCTGGCCTGGAGGCATTGGATAATGATGCATTTGTGGCAAAAGAGTTGAGCGATATTAAAACTCTGCCTTTGTACGCGCAGGTCAGCGCTCTGGAAAGCACACGCTATCTGCGTAACCAACTGTTGAGGGATGCCGATTGGGCGGGCATGGCACATTCGGTTGAAATCCGCACTCCCCTAGTGGATTACTCTTTGCTGAAACAGCTCGCATCGCTCATCCGGTCAAACCATCCTCCCAGTAAGCTGGCTATGGCGATTACACCAAAGAGAGCATTGCCTCCACAAATCATGAACCGCAAGAAATCAGGTTTCGCAGTACCTGTCCGGGATTGGCTGGCATCATCTCTACCAGAGAAACCAGAACGTGGTTTGCGCTCCTGGGCAAAGTTTATATACAAGTCCAAGTGGATCGGTTAG
- a CDS encoding efflux transporter outer membrane subunit yields MLASLCFVLAGCTVGPNYHRPSVPMAPAFSQVTSPPNPLNGGWKQAQPEDTALRGKWWEIYQDSQLNQLEEKITISNQTLKAAMDEYFQAREQVRVARSNYYPTVSAGPSVSRTRESYNQPNTQRSVTKYQYNTFTLEGQALWEPDLWGQVRRTVEQARANAQASAADLANVELSIRSELATDYFEMRGLDTQQVLFDRTVSDYTDYYNLTKIRFKGGVATDVDVAEAETQLRTTRAQAIDIAVARSQYEHAIATLVGVTASSFSLPAMPLRLRLSDIPSSVPSALLERRPDIAAAERRTAAANAQIGVAISAYYPTISLNGVGGFESTNPGTWIQGPSALWGLGGSALETLFDAGRRHAITQQTRDAYDMQVANYRQTVLVAFQEVEDNLVALRVLNEEATVESAAVDSAKRSLLLSTKRYKGGVTTYLEVLSAQTAQLNNERTSADITTRQFVASVALIKALGGGWNTTQLPNP; encoded by the coding sequence ATGCTCGCGTCTCTATGCTTCGTATTGGCTGGATGCACTGTGGGTCCTAACTACCACCGCCCCTCTGTCCCTATGGCTCCTGCTTTTAGCCAAGTGACATCTCCGCCAAATCCTCTTAATGGAGGTTGGAAACAGGCGCAGCCAGAGGATACGGCTCTGCGTGGCAAGTGGTGGGAGATCTATCAAGACTCTCAGTTGAACCAGCTTGAGGAGAAGATCACGATCTCCAATCAGACGCTCAAAGCAGCTATGGACGAATACTTCCAGGCACGCGAGCAGGTACGTGTCGCCCGCTCTAACTACTATCCCACCGTGAGCGCAGGTCCCTCCGTCTCACGCACTCGTGAATCCTATAATCAGCCCAATACACAGCGCTCCGTTACCAAATATCAATACAACACCTTCACTTTAGAAGGTCAGGCACTTTGGGAGCCGGACCTTTGGGGACAGGTACGGCGCACTGTTGAACAAGCTCGCGCAAACGCGCAGGCAAGTGCCGCCGATCTGGCCAATGTCGAACTCAGTATTCGTTCTGAACTTGCAACGGATTATTTTGAGATGCGAGGCCTCGATACACAGCAAGTATTGTTCGATAGAACCGTCAGTGACTATACGGATTACTACAATCTCACCAAGATTCGTTTCAAAGGCGGCGTAGCAACTGACGTAGATGTAGCCGAGGCTGAGACGCAATTGAGGACTACGAGGGCTCAAGCTATTGATATTGCCGTAGCCCGGTCCCAATATGAGCATGCTATCGCAACGCTTGTCGGTGTTACAGCATCCAGCTTCTCTCTGCCTGCTATGCCGCTTCGTCTTCGTCTCTCGGACATACCATCCAGTGTTCCTTCGGCATTGCTGGAGCGACGGCCTGACATCGCTGCGGCTGAGCGTCGTACCGCTGCGGCCAATGCACAGATTGGTGTAGCAATCTCTGCTTACTACCCAACTATTAGTCTTAATGGAGTAGGAGGCTTTGAATCCACTAATCCCGGCACTTGGATTCAAGGTCCCAGCGCGCTTTGGGGACTTGGCGGTTCAGCACTTGAGACACTCTTCGACGCTGGACGCCGTCATGCGATTACCCAGCAGACGCGCGATGCGTACGATATGCAAGTGGCAAATTATCGGCAGACTGTACTCGTTGCATTTCAGGAGGTAGAAGACAATCTTGTTGCACTACGCGTCCTAAATGAAGAAGCCACGGTTGAATCTGCAGCTGTCGATTCGGCGAAGCGGTCATTGCTTCTCAGTACGAAGCGTTATAAAGGTGGAGTTACTACCTATCTTGAAGTTCTATCTGCACAAACGGCGCAATTGAATAATGAACGAACCAGCGCCGATATTACCACCCGGCAGTTTGTAGCCAGCGTCGCTCTTATCAAAGCATTAGGTGGTGGCTGGAATACTACTCAATTACCCAATCCATAA
- a CDS encoding efflux RND transporter periplasmic adaptor subunit, with translation MSQSSHPEPRDPQTPIQGHDSHLPTENGKSPISGRKAILLVFVLLAVAVILAGAGIIPRLRAHTTLQQQTEALATPDVITAKPTLGQPSQEVVLPGNIYAYKDSPLYARTSGYLKQWYFDIGAHVKQGQILAVIESPEVDQQLMQAKADLATAEANAGNAQIQSKRYQDLLKSNAVSKQDTDTFTTQAASTSTAVKSALANVQRLEELVGFEKVSAPFDGIITARDIDTGTLIDAGANKELFHIASERVLRVYVNVPQIYAHDCVPGLSADLTFDEYPGRRFQGKIVRTSKAIDPASRTLLVEVDVDNSKGELLPGAYTQVHFKLSNANPSLIIPVSTLMFRAEGLRVGVVQDGDTAKLTPITIGRDDGRVVEVVSGLQPESEVIQNPPDSLIDGEKVHIVKPRMQSAGQPSQAQQSEDK, from the coding sequence ATGAGCCAATCATCTCACCCTGAACCGCGTGATCCCCAGACTCCTATTCAGGGCCATGATAGTCATCTTCCTACGGAGAACGGCAAGTCGCCCATCTCGGGCCGCAAGGCGATCCTGCTGGTTTTTGTCCTACTGGCCGTGGCCGTCATACTCGCTGGCGCTGGTATTATTCCACGGCTTCGTGCACATACTACTTTGCAGCAACAGACAGAAGCTCTTGCGACCCCTGATGTTATTACAGCAAAGCCGACACTAGGACAGCCTTCGCAAGAGGTCGTACTACCCGGCAATATCTATGCCTATAAGGACTCGCCGCTCTATGCTCGGACCAGTGGCTATTTAAAACAGTGGTACTTCGATATAGGTGCACACGTTAAGCAAGGCCAAATTCTTGCCGTTATCGAAAGTCCGGAGGTTGATCAGCAATTGATGCAGGCAAAGGCCGATCTAGCTACTGCGGAGGCGAATGCCGGTAACGCGCAGATCCAATCAAAACGTTATCAGGATTTGCTCAAGTCCAATGCGGTTTCGAAGCAGGATACAGATACCTTCACAACGCAGGCAGCTTCTACCAGTACTGCAGTTAAATCTGCCTTGGCTAACGTTCAACGTTTGGAGGAGCTCGTTGGTTTTGAAAAAGTATCTGCACCGTTCGATGGCATTATTACAGCGCGTGATATAGATACAGGTACTCTCATCGATGCAGGTGCCAATAAAGAGCTCTTCCATATAGCATCTGAGCGGGTCCTGCGTGTCTATGTTAATGTTCCGCAGATCTATGCTCATGATTGTGTGCCTGGCCTCTCCGCAGACCTTACTTTCGACGAATATCCGGGAAGGCGTTTTCAGGGAAAGATTGTTCGCACTTCTAAAGCGATTGATCCCGCATCTCGTACCTTGCTTGTAGAGGTTGATGTTGATAACAGTAAAGGGGAGCTATTGCCTGGCGCTTATACGCAGGTTCACTTCAAGCTTAGCAATGCTAACCCATCGCTAATTATTCCAGTATCGACACTGATGTTCCGCGCCGAAGGGTTGCGCGTTGGTGTCGTGCAGGACGGCGATACTGCTAAATTGACACCTATCACAATCGGTCGTGATGATGGGCGAGTTGTAGAGGTCGTATCCGGTCTTCAGCCGGAGAGTGAAGTCATTCAGAATCCACCTGATTCGCTGATTGACGGAGAGAAAGTGCATATTGTGAAACCTCGGATGCAATCAGCCGGTCAGCCTTCCCAAGCACAACAGAGTGAAGACAAGTGA
- a CDS encoding D-tagatose-bisphosphate aldolase, class II, non-catalytic subunit — translation MSSLLQKHLAKRSQGVSNGIYSVCSAHPWVIRAAAEQAAEDGSLLLIEATSNQVNQFGGYTGMRPADFRGFVLEHVARAGLDVKSLILGGDHLGPNPWRKMPAEKAMEHAVAMVTQYVQAGFTKIHLDASMACDGDPIHLSDEEVAERAAQLCKAAEAACNPNNPPVYVIGTEVPVPGGATHSIEDLDVTSISAAAHTLEVHKRIFEAHGLSGTWPRIIALVVQPGVEFDHDSVVAYDRKKAKPLADWLRTQREEIVFEAHSTDYQLPEAYKALVEDGFAILKVGPALTFAMREALCALEDMESQLVSEPQHSLLTQTIETIMLREPGNWEPYYSGSPEEQRLLRLYSYSDRIRYYWNHPEIAGAVDKLIANLFKIPISMSMCSRYLPAQYVRLRRKEIAGDPVSLIVDRIRDVLRIYSAACR, via the coding sequence ATGAGTTCTCTTCTTCAGAAGCATCTCGCAAAACGCAGCCAGGGAGTTTCAAACGGCATCTATTCAGTATGTTCTGCGCACCCCTGGGTAATTCGCGCGGCAGCTGAGCAAGCCGCGGAAGATGGCTCGCTGCTGCTGATAGAAGCCACCAGTAACCAGGTCAACCAATTTGGCGGATACACAGGAATGCGGCCCGCCGATTTTCGCGGCTTTGTGCTTGAACATGTCGCTCGCGCCGGATTAGATGTAAAGTCGCTGATTTTAGGTGGAGATCATCTCGGGCCCAATCCATGGCGCAAGATGCCCGCAGAGAAGGCAATGGAACATGCGGTGGCGATGGTGACGCAATATGTACAGGCAGGGTTCACCAAAATTCACCTTGATGCGAGCATGGCCTGTGATGGCGATCCCATCCATCTCTCCGACGAAGAGGTCGCGGAACGAGCAGCCCAGCTATGCAAAGCCGCTGAAGCTGCATGTAATCCAAACAATCCCCCGGTGTACGTCATTGGAACCGAGGTTCCAGTGCCGGGAGGAGCCACCCATTCGATCGAAGACCTCGATGTAACTTCAATCTCTGCTGCTGCGCACACACTCGAAGTTCACAAACGCATCTTTGAGGCGCATGGACTTAGCGGAACCTGGCCACGAATCATTGCACTGGTCGTCCAGCCAGGAGTCGAATTCGATCACGATTCCGTAGTTGCCTACGATCGAAAGAAGGCCAAGCCGCTGGCAGATTGGCTTCGCACACAGAGAGAAGAGATCGTCTTCGAGGCACACTCGACCGACTACCAATTACCAGAAGCATATAAGGCGCTCGTAGAGGATGGTTTTGCTATTTTAAAGGTGGGTCCTGCATTAACGTTTGCCATGCGAGAAGCGCTATGCGCGCTTGAGGATATGGAATCGCAGTTAGTGTCGGAGCCACAGCACTCGCTGCTCACCCAGACAATCGAAACTATTATGCTTCGTGAACCTGGCAACTGGGAGCCTTATTACAGCGGCAGTCCAGAGGAGCAGAGGTTGCTACGACTCTATAGCTATAGCGATCGCATCCGATACTATTGGAACCATCCTGAGATCGCAGGGGCAGTGGATAAACTAATCGCCAACCTGTTCAAGATCCCAATCAGCATGAGCATGTGTAGCCGTTATCTGCCTGCACAATATGTACGGCTTCGCCGAAAAGAGATCGCTGGCGATCCTGTATCGCTGATCGTAGACCGCATTCGCGACGTGCTACGCATCTACTCCGCAGCCTGCCGTTAG
- a CDS encoding substrate-binding domain-containing protein: MIGRIHFTGIVIVTDTVAMGSYRGLQACKVCIPQDVFVVRFDNAYFVWFLNPPLMTINISRKALNYMTMEALLQPRLQAGRRGSFKLGTDLILRESTAPPNARSRTMRFD, from the coding sequence GTGATTGGTCGAATCCACTTCACAGGCATAGTTATAGTTACAGATACGGTTGCAATGGGTAGCTACCGCGGCCTGCAAGCTTGCAAAGTGTGCATTCCCCAGGATGTCTTTGTAGTCCGCTTCGACAATGCGTATTTCGTCTGGTTTCTGAATCCTCCCCTGATGACCATCAATATCTCCCGCAAAGCACTAAACTACATGACAATGGAAGCACTTTTACAACCGCGACTTCAGGCAGGACGGAGGGGATCATTCAAACTTGGAACTGACTTGATTTTGCGTGAGTCAACAGCACCCCCAAATGCGAGGAGCAGGACCATGCGATTCGATTGA
- a CDS encoding TonB-dependent receptor: MSVIASLTIQAQDRAALLMGTVSDPAERPVRSVQIFIVGDKNQVRRHVATGVDGYFVVPELLPGSYTLEAYGDGFAAFQLKHITLGVGDHRTLGIHFILKFPYTVVTVYGDPINSVTTVTMVDQNLIQNLPIPGRSFPSLFLLVPGVVLMPAQQSLSNDREFSFDGQPTNANYFTVDGVSMNTAVGVDGDELDLGQNVSYGVAGTTMNILPIDAIQDIQVKAGNLPSTFGRQAGGHIALTSRSGTNKFHGTASEYFRNSALDASDWFTNHAGLPRAQLHLNDFGLTLGGPLWLHDGEKHNSNYFFFVCEGLRSLQPTAFNTDVPALELRQRAPAAVQPYLNVFPLPNGPEDVSAQTATYTASNSLPASSNAFSLRIDHFQGDHLALFARYSYSPSQVTSTWTGWNLSISKSRSQSATFGVTSTLSPRTTNNLATNYGKDIGSTKSYLSVVGDSSVLPEDLLLPNYAWQSKSYSAVYTFLDSEYAVATPAVNSVRQINIVDNLTTTRSHHAFTIGGDWLSQLADTLPNHTAVSVDYLSPASVQSGIADYVYVAAQDNIRFVQHNLSLYLRDIWHSNHRWTMDYGIRWELNPAPRALDGQQLYSVSDTNTIRLANGKSPLYPTRYTDFAPRMGLTYLLNSQAGHELLLRAGAGISYSLNNTSSMYDTSTFPHTSQIGASNVSFPAGAVTLPYPPTPKLQPPFDGQFFQGYRTNYAAPKTYQWNIGLEQSFTPDQFIDVAYVGSLGRRLFVQQSLIDPNASFINQSVVSINRSDANSSYHSLQVQYKRRLSRGLEVIASYTWSHSRDDASEDIPVSSNSQLASSLKGEYGNSDFDLHNSLGTAFTYDVPSIASGKWTQRVFEHWGISSFAWTRSGMPIDVTYNDWVADLPFPMRPNLASGQPIYIREPSLPGGMVLNPDAFTIPTGGGQGALHRNSIRGLPFWQVDLGVRRDFPLKNSIRLQWRGEFINAFNHPLFGDPNSGLGDVQSGELTRDASFGQVTSMLDNSLGGRGPQKEFQIGGARSVQLAIRLSF; encoded by the coding sequence GTGTCAGTCATTGCGAGTCTGACCATTCAGGCGCAAGATCGCGCAGCGCTGCTAATGGGAACCGTCTCCGATCCTGCAGAAAGGCCAGTTCGCTCTGTTCAAATCTTCATCGTCGGTGACAAGAACCAGGTGCGCCGTCATGTAGCTACAGGCGTGGATGGTTATTTTGTCGTTCCCGAATTGCTGCCGGGGAGTTATACTCTCGAAGCATATGGTGATGGGTTTGCTGCATTTCAACTCAAACATATAACACTTGGAGTTGGCGATCATCGCACCCTTGGAATCCACTTCATACTCAAATTTCCATACACCGTTGTCACGGTATATGGAGATCCCATAAATTCTGTCACTACAGTGACCATGGTCGATCAAAACCTTATCCAAAATCTTCCAATACCAGGGCGAAGTTTTCCGTCCCTGTTCCTGCTTGTTCCTGGCGTTGTCTTAATGCCAGCACAGCAATCTCTCTCTAATGATCGCGAGTTTAGTTTTGATGGTCAGCCAACGAACGCGAATTATTTCACCGTCGATGGTGTGAGCATGAATACGGCGGTAGGTGTTGACGGTGATGAACTGGATCTCGGTCAAAATGTTAGCTATGGCGTTGCAGGCACCACGATGAATATTCTGCCGATCGATGCGATTCAGGACATACAAGTGAAGGCCGGTAATTTACCGTCCACATTCGGGCGACAAGCGGGAGGACACATTGCACTCACAAGTCGCTCGGGGACAAATAAGTTTCATGGTACTGCTTCTGAATATTTTCGAAATTCTGCTTTGGATGCATCGGACTGGTTCACCAATCATGCGGGTCTGCCACGAGCACAATTGCACCTGAATGATTTTGGCCTAACTCTGGGTGGCCCATTATGGCTTCATGATGGAGAGAAGCATAATTCCAACTACTTTTTCTTCGTCTGCGAGGGATTGCGATCTCTTCAGCCTACAGCCTTCAATACAGATGTTCCCGCTCTGGAACTGCGGCAAAGAGCACCAGCCGCCGTGCAGCCTTATTTGAATGTGTTTCCGCTTCCTAATGGTCCGGAGGATGTGTCCGCGCAGACTGCCACATATACAGCAAGCAACTCTCTTCCGGCATCTTCCAATGCGTTCAGTCTCCGGATTGATCACTTTCAAGGAGATCATTTGGCCCTCTTTGCACGATATAGCTATTCGCCTTCTCAGGTAACGTCAACCTGGACTGGGTGGAATCTTTCGATTTCGAAGAGCCGATCTCAGAGTGCAACATTTGGGGTGACATCGACTCTTAGTCCGCGTACAACAAACAATCTGGCGACAAACTACGGTAAAGATATTGGGAGCACTAAAAGCTACCTTTCCGTTGTAGGTGATTCGTCCGTTCTTCCAGAGGACCTTTTGCTACCTAATTATGCGTGGCAAAGCAAGAGCTATAGTGCGGTGTATACATTCCTCGATTCCGAATACGCCGTTGCGACCCCGGCAGTTAATTCCGTTCGACAAATTAATATCGTGGACAATCTAACTACCACTCGAAGTCATCATGCTTTCACTATAGGTGGAGATTGGCTTTCTCAATTGGCCGATACGTTGCCCAATCACACCGCCGTATCGGTGGATTATCTATCACCAGCAAGTGTGCAATCCGGGATAGCAGACTATGTTTATGTCGCAGCCCAAGATAACATCCGGTTTGTACAGCACAACCTGTCGCTCTATCTTCGGGATATATGGCACTCCAATCATCGTTGGACAATGGATTATGGGATTCGATGGGAATTGAATCCCGCACCGCGGGCATTGGATGGACAACAACTATACAGCGTTAGCGACACGAATACGATTCGTCTAGCGAATGGAAAATCACCTCTCTATCCAACTCGCTATACCGACTTCGCGCCTCGCATGGGCTTAACTTATTTGTTGAATTCGCAGGCAGGACACGAATTGCTGCTGCGTGCGGGAGCTGGTATCAGCTATTCACTCAACAACACGAGCTCGATGTACGATACGAGCACATTTCCTCACACAAGTCAGATTGGAGCATCTAACGTTTCTTTTCCTGCAGGTGCAGTTACGTTGCCCTATCCTCCTACTCCAAAGTTGCAACCTCCATTCGATGGCCAATTCTTCCAAGGTTACCGCACAAACTATGCGGCACCGAAAACATATCAATGGAATATTGGACTTGAACAGTCTTTTACTCCCGACCAATTTATTGATGTAGCTTATGTCGGGTCCTTGGGAAGGAGACTATTTGTTCAACAGTCTCTTATAGATCCAAATGCAAGCTTTATCAATCAATCAGTCGTATCCATCAATCGAAGCGATGCAAACTCCAGTTACCATTCTCTCCAGGTCCAATATAAGCGCCGCCTCTCTCGAGGTCTGGAAGTTATTGCTTCATATACTTGGTCGCACAGCCGGGACGATGCCTCAGAAGATATACCTGTTTCGTCGAACTCACAATTAGCCAGCAGTCTGAAGGGGGAGTATGGTAATTCTGACTTCGATCTCCATAACAGCCTAGGCACAGCATTTACCTACGATGTGCCCTCGATTGCGAGTGGCAAATGGACACAAAGAGTTTTTGAGCATTGGGGAATTTCCAGCTTTGCTTGGACAAGAAGTGGGATGCCGATTGATGTCACATACAACGATTGGGTTGCCGATCTTCCGTTTCCAATGCGGCCCAATCTTGCTTCGGGCCAACCTATATATATCCGAGAGCCATCGTTGCCAGGTGGAATGGTTCTGAATCCAGATGCTTTTACGATACCGACTGGAGGAGGGCAGGGAGCACTTCATCGAAACTCCATCCGTGGACTTCCTTTCTGGCAGGTTGATTTAGGTGTTCGCCGCGACTTCCCCCTGAAGAATAGTATTCGACTCCAATGGAGAGGAGAATTCATTAACGCATTTAATCATCCGCTTTTTGGAGATCCGAATTCCGGTCTGGGTGACGTTCAGAGTGGAGAGCTGACCAGAGACGCTTCATTCGGACAGGTCACTTCGATGTTGGATAACAGCTTGGGAGGTCGCGGACCGCAAAAAGAGTTCCAGATTGGCGGTGCTCGTTCTGTACAGCTTGCAATTCGTCTGAGCTTCTGA